Below is a genomic region from Phalacrocorax carbo chromosome 10, bPhaCar2.1, whole genome shotgun sequence.
GCAATATGGATGACTCCAGTAGCAGGTATCAGTCTATCCAGTAGCTGGCtcccagctgggcagcagcacaaCCCCTGGCCTTTGGGACTTCCCCCATTTAATAACGTTGAGTGGCTTGAAGGCAGGCAGGGCCTGAAGGATGGGAGCATATCATGCCTGCCCAGCCCAGTCAGGCGCCAGGCAGGCTCAGGTCTTGAATTTCTGACTTGTGACCGTCCACCCATGGGTTCCTGTATCTGAGTCTCTCCCAGGCAGACAAGCACACCCATCCGGGCCAGGCCATCTGCCTCCCAGCTGGCTCCTTGCCTGCCCTGCTTTGGCTGCCGtgccagctctcccagcagtGGTGTGGCAAGATGTGGGGCTGACTGGGGGGTCCCCCCAAGCACCTCATGCGCCTGTGTGCCCAGGCAAGGGGGCAGCTGAGCAGGGCGCTGCAGACCCGGGGAGGGATGGGCGCTGCTGTGCCACGTGCTGTTTACTGTTTGGGCTACAAGGCGGCTTTGTTCTTCTCCTCAGGACACTCTGAATAACAACTCTCTGGGGAAAAAGCACAGTTGGCAGGAGCGGGTGTCCCGGTCATCGTCCCCTCTGAAAACAGGTGAGTTCTTGGGCTGTTGGCCAGGGGCAGCTCCTTGCACCCTTTCGTAGCTGTCAGGAGCCTGGGGCAAATGGTGGTGGAGCAGGAGGTTGGGGAAAACATCCCACATGGATGCAGGGTGCATGTCCATCTTGAGTCTGGGTGGCATCCCTGGTCACCTTCCCTGGCAGGGAGTGTCACCCTCTGCAGGGCTGTCAATGCTGATCTCCTCCCCCTCTAGGTGAGCAGACCCCTCCCCATGACCACATTTGCCTGAGTGATGAGGTCAATCACCAAAACAGCACAACCTCCACCAAAGACCGGGGCACGTCCACGGAGAGCCCGTGCCGGCGCACAGCGGCCACCCAGATGGCACCCACCTGTGTCGCTTTGTCCCGGCCACCCGAGAAGCACCAGGCCACCAGCCGGCCCCCACCGCATGGTGCCAGCGTGGTGGTGGTGACAACAAGGGGCCCCGAGGCCCACCGGGACCGCATCCACTACCAGACGGACGTGAGGTTGGAGGCCACAGAGGAGATCTACCTGACACCCGTGCAGAAGAATTCAGACCCCCTGGAGACTGACAAGCCATTCCTGTCTCAGTCCAGTGAGAACCGCATGTCCCTCAGTTCCGACATCGACACCTCTGGCTATTCGGCCCTAGCAGGGAAAACCAACCCCTCCATCAGTGAGGAGGACGAGGTGCTGGACTACATGTCCTCCCCTGACAAGACAAACCTGCCCAGGGCTTCCTGTGGTGGTGGGAGCGGGGGCTCCCGGCCAGGGCACAACCTTCAGAGAGCCTCGGTGAGTTCGGACACCAGTGCCCTCTCCTACGACTCGGTCAAGTACACACTGGTGGTTGATGAGAACgtgcagctggagctggtcAGCCTCAAGCAGTGCTACTCGGGCTATAGTGACGAGAGCGACTCGGCCACCGTCTATGACAATTGTGTCTCCTCGCCCTACGAGTCGGCCATTGGCGATGAGTATGAGGAGGACGCAGACGCACTGAAGCGTGACTCAGTCTGCCTCTCTGAGGACTCCACCCCCGAGGCAGACATCCACTTCTCCAAGAAGTTCCTCAACGTCTTCATGAGTGGCCGGGCGCGCTCCTCCAGTGAGTGCTGGGCACCGGGGGGAGGTGGGCTGGTGAATGCCTGCCCAGGCAGCCCTGCTTGTTCCTGGTATGAGGCTGAGGGCACACTCAGGGCCCCACAGCAAGGTGGGGGGGCAGGGCAACCAGCAggcaccagccccagctccGCTAGTTGCAGCCTGTGGCTTCATCCCTGGTGGCTTgggaattggggggggggggggggggggggcttggaAAAGCCTTGCGACCTGCGGGTGGGGGTGGCCAGGGGTGTTTCAGGCTGCTATTTTGGCTAGCCTGAGGTATGGCTGTGCTGAGGGTAAGGCTGGGGGTCTCACAGAGGGACAGCATCCCTCCTGGAgtgtccccctcctccctgaGCCTGGAGGAGCACTGGGGCTGATGGCATGCCCCAGTGGGCAGGGCTTCCTGCAGTGTGGCTGGTCCCACACTGCTGGTGACACCAGCGGTCACAGCTGTGCAGGGTGGCACAGGGAGGTTGTGGTCCCAGCAGGGGACCAGCTCTAGTCGTGCCTTTCTTTCACGTGGCACCACGTGGCTTCATCTCAGCCCAGGAGCATCAGCGGCCGGTTTGCCTTGATGTCCATCCTTTGGTTGTGGTGCTGACCCCCCAACGCTGAGCTGTCCCCCTCTGCCTTTGTCCCCAGGTGCCGAGTCATTTGGGTTGTTCTCCTGCATGATCAAcggggaggagcaggagcagaccCACCGCGCTGTCTTTAGGTGAGCTTGCAGGCGTGAGCAGTGTCCCCAGCCTCTCATGGGGCAAAGCTGGTGCCACCGTGCCACCGTGGTGGGACCAGCCCAAAACCCAGTGTTTCCAGCTTTTGGGAAGCCCGGGGGACCAAACCACTGCCCATAGCTCGTCTCCTGCCCTGGGGAAACAcctgcccaggctgctgcagggacaagACCTCTGAGGGCAGCCGGGACCTTTGGGGAGCAGCACGGGTGACGCCATGGGCATACCCTTGCCTTAGGTGCCAGGCTGCTGCCACCTTCTGAGCCTAAACCTGCCTAGATGCTTTATTCAGCATCCCAGGTCCCCATGGCTAATTACACCTGCCAgcgtgctgcctgcctgggctggTGGTCGGTTTTGTGTTGTCCCTGGCCCCAGCAGTGTGCCAGTGAGAAGGCCACCAGcgctgctggctggctgggtgCTAGTGCCTCCCTGCCCAGGTTTGTGCCTCGCCACGCGGatgagctggagctggaggtggACGATCCTTTGCTGGTGGAGGTGCAGGCAGAAGATTATTGGTACGAGGCCTACAACATGCGGACGGGTGACCGGGGCATTTTTCCTGCCTACTATGCTATCGAAGTCACCAAGGACCCAGACCATGTATCAGGTACCAAGCCTCCATGCACAGCCTGCTGACATCCCCCATCTTCTGtccccctcctctctgctgagCAGACCCTGGTGCTGAGcagtgggatggagggaggacCAAGCTGGGCACCCAGCAGGCAGCGATGGGCAGCTTCTGGTGCAATGCTGGAAGCTGGCACCTGGTGCCGCAGGAAGCCTTCCCTGGGCAGGGAAACATGCAGGTGTGGGAATATGGAGCAGTGAGGTGGGTCTCGTCCCACATCCTTGGTCACCAGAGACGATCCCTGCTGTGTGCTCTCTCTTCCAGCTCTGGCCAAGAGCAGCGACTGGGTGGACCAGTTTCGAGTGAAGTTCCTTGGCTCGGTGCAGGTTCCCTATCATAAGGGCAATGATGTGCTGTGTGCGGCCATGCAGAAGGTAGTGTCCCACCCCGTGCCTGGGAGCAGGAGCAcctgctcctcctggcagcagggcagagcctcagttgggaagggaagggaaagccGTCATCACTGCTCACAAGTGCCAGGGCTTTCTCTTTGTGTCTTCTCCCCCACCAGATTGCCACCACGCGCCGCCTCACTGTGCACTTTAACCCACCCTCCAGCTGTGTCCTGGAGATCAGCGTGCGCGGGGTCAAGATTGCTGTGAAAGCTGATGACTCCAAGGAGCACAGCAAGGTAGTGCCCAGCTCCCCGCTCTTCTCGTGCCTTCCCTgactgctggctcatgtccccTGTGCTACACGTCATGTTTGCGTACGAAAATGGAGGATTTCCACCTGTCTAAGGGTGTGAGAAACACCATCAGCAGGGTTGTAGGCCCACCTCAGGGTCCCTCACAACCCACAGGCTCCCAGCTTTGGGCCATACGACCAGCTGATGCCCTCACAGCTGCCAAGAACGTTGCTGCACTGGGATGCTGCGAGTTGAGCCATGCCAGTAATCTTTCAGCTGCTCCTAAACCTTTCTGCGGCTATTTTGAGTGGTGTCCTCCAGACCTGCCCTGTAATCTCTTTAGCTGGCTTTGGCAGGCTGCTGATTAGCGCTCTGCGTAAGTAGCCTAGCAAAGCACGGCAAGATGCTGGGCAGAGGCAAGTGAGGGCTTTGCAGCAAGCCTTTGGAAAACCTCCCCTACAGCTGACGGGTGAGAGTACGTCATGGCTGTGGATGCtgtggcagggtgctgggctggggtttCTACAAGCCCTGCCTGTATCCAGAGGATGCCATCAACTTGGTTGCTCTTTAAACTTGTATAAGTTCTCATTTCTGGCTGAAACTCTTTGAATACCCAGCCTTGAATGACATATTTAGTTCTAAGTTATCCATTCACCTTCTATCTGCTGGTGTTTCTGAGAGCCTTTTTAAGTGAGGGAGAAGGGCTGTGTGCACTGggcaaacagcagcactgaCCCTAGCCTGAGTACAGCCTAACCAAGGGCCTCAGCCCcgtgggagctgctggaggtaGAGGTAGCCGGGGTGGGagccagcagggctgcctggaAGAGCACCCTGTGTGCAGGTGCTTGGGGCCATCCTGAaagtgctgctgggagcagcccagGATCAGGCTCCAATTCATTTTGCTGCTCAAAGTGTGTATTTCCAGGGGCCAGAGACCGGCTGCCCCACAGGGTGGTAGGGAGGACAGCTTTCACAGCTcgtttctctctccctcccaggTAAACAAGTGTAGccattttttccagctgaagaacATTTCCTTTTGTGGGTACCATCCAAAGAACAACAAGTGAGTAATAAGGAGGTGTGGAGTGGCTCTCAATGTCAGCAGCTCAGCACAGAGGCTTTGCTGTCTTCCTGATCCCTGGGGGCAGCACaactggggctgggaaggggagggttcccagtgccCCAGTCCTGAGGGCTCCTCTTCCCCACTGAGTCCAGCACTGCAGCTTCATGAAAAAGCCTTTGGGTGGGAATTACATCCCAGCTCTCGGCATGGGCCATGGCAGCTGGTGGCTACTAGGGTTTGGTGGGGGTGCAGATCCCAAACCCCTATGCTCAAGGGTGGGTACACCTCAGGGATGCTGGGGTCCCTGTACCTGCTTGTCTGCTGGTCCAGTCACACCCACTCTCTCTACCCTCAGATATTTTGGGTTCATCACCAAGCACCCTGCTGACCACAGATTTGCCTGTCATGTCTTTGTCTCGGAGGAGTCCACAAAGCCACTGGCGGAGTCTGTAGGGTGAGtcctggctgggcagggagagaggggctTGCTTGCTCCCGAAGGGCAGGAGGAGTGAGGCAGCCAGGCTGAATCCTGCCATCTCCCCATATATGTGGGGTTTGGACCTGGCCCCAGGCTGGCACCTCTTCCCTCAAGTGAGAGGCTTGGGGTGAGAGCCAGGGCTGACAGGGCTATGGGCAGCATATTCCTGACAGCACTGGAACAAGTCCCAGCGCAAGGCTTTGCAGGCAGATAACTGAAAGTCATGCGCTGTGCAGGCGATCAGCGTGAGGATGGAGACCCTGCAGCTCTGATGGCAGCTCTGGGTGCTAATGCAGGAGGGGCCAGGGGCTGGAGGGTCAAACCGGCTGCAGGGTAGGGAGGAAGGGTGAGAAGGAGAGTGAGGCTCTGTAAATGCCTCGTGAGGAGGATGCTGCTCAGCTTTGCTCGGTGCTGTGTTTCAGGAGGGCTTTTCAGCAATTCTACACGGAGTATGTGGAGTACACGTGCCCCACGGAGGACATCTACCTGGAGTAGGAGCTGGCACAAGCACCTCctgcacagccagggctgcaaTCTCGCCCCTTCCCCGTGTCATGCATGGACAAGAGCTGCTTTGAGCCTGGAGGAGGAGTGGGCCTGTggcagggctccccggggcatGGAGCGCCACCTCTTTTTCATGACTCCCCTTCCTCAGGCTGGGGGGAGACGGGAGGGGGGAGGGCTGGACAAATTGTGTTTATTGTACAAAATACTCTTAGTTTATTCTATTGGAGAAGCACCCGCTGGGTGCTCTGCCTGTGAGCAGCggaggggtgggcagcagcGTGCTTGGGCCCTGTCCTGCTGCAAGCTGGGGTGACAGCATCTCCTCCTTGTGGCTGTGGCCCAGCTTCCCGTCACGCCCCTCTGGGGTgatcttttttaatgcagtggtAGGGGATTCAGACTCTCACGGTACGAAGACACAGCAGCTATAGCAAACAAGACCCATGTGTTGACTCATGCCTGGGTGATTGGCTTGCCCTGGATGTGCATCACCACCCTGGGGTCAAGGCTGCTGGGTAGGGGTGACAGAGGAAGGCCTGGTGCCTCCTCTGCCAGAGGCGTGGTAGCACCAGGATGAGCTGAGACAGCTCACCCCTAcctctgccccccccacccATCCCTCCCCTATTGTATCTGTGCcctggggagagagaaaagtgTCCCCAAATACCTCCCTGCAGTAACTACACCCCTGGGAGGGGGGACTTTCTCTgcccctttccccctctccctccagctgcaggTGGCAGAGGCATTGTCAGGGCTGGGCCGCCCCAGGGTGGTGGGGCTCAGTCCCTGCCAGAAGCGGGCCAGGGAAGGGCTAAAGCCTGCAGGGTGCCACGTGAAGCACCTGGGAGGTAGAAAGAGCACTCCTGGTCCCTGCAGCCATCAGTCTCTGTGCTTCAGCTGGATCTGCTGCGATGGCAACAACTATTAAATATGATGGTTCCTGGAGTAGGGCTGCCGTGCTGTTTGTGTCCCACCATAGTGGGTTTGGGCTCTGGCTCGTTCCTTCCCTTAGGACCCCAAGAGGAGGTGGAGCTTCTCAGAGTTGGTCCGAGAGCCCCAGCTGCAACCCTTGGAGGCCAGAGATCATTGTATGATGGTTGAAGaggcctctggaggtcatcctCTCCGGTCCTCACTCAAAGCAGGGCATATCCTTAACCCCACCACTTTCCTACAGTCCACACCTACCCTGTCCTGCAGCAGcggagggcaggaaggcagctcgtggaggctgggctgcagcaggcagaggcacaCTGGCTCACAGATGGGCATCGTAGTAGTACTCCAGCAAGTCAAGCTCATCACGCTTGCTTTTGCCAGCTCTATGCAGCCCCACTGGCCTCTCCTGGGCCACCCGGCTCCTAATGTGAGGCTGCTTGGGTTTGATGCCGTAATCTGTAGGTAGAGCAGAGAGGCTGGGCTCAGTCCTGGGGCTGCTCATGGGGCTGAGGACAACTACCCACCCAGAGGGCTGAGTGCATGGAAAAGGGGTTTGGAGTGGCAAGGCGAGCACTGTACCATCCACCAGGCCAAAGTGCTGCTGTGGAAGCTCCAGCGGAGCAGAGAAGTCCTCAGGGACCGAGTAGCTGACCCTGCGGAGGATAACCAGGGACAGGAGTGAGCCAAGACCCTATGGTGCTCACCCACACTGGCACAAGAGCTCCCACGTGCCACTTGTCTTCACCCAGGCTGGCCAGCTCTCAAGGGCTTTGTGCCACAGGTACCAGCCCACACCTGGGCCAGGAGCTCCTGGGGTACTTCTGCAAGGtaccagggcagggaggaggagaaatgggGAAGTGCCATCACCTCTGGCGCAGGGGCCACGGGAAggcagccaccagcagcagggcgagcagcaggagccagcacagcatggcacaCCCCGACGCTGGCTCCACAGCGAGGTCACAGAAGAACCACCCCGGTGGCCCTGGGACACCAGTTGGGTTGGGCAGGAAGCAGGCCCCTGCCCAGGCATTGCTGCCTTCCCACTCTGGGTATGTGAGGTCCTGGGCTGCCTGGTCCTGCCCAGGCCATGCCAGCTCCTCACAGCCCTCCCCATGCTCGTCCCCTCCATGCAGCCTCAGCTCTGGGGCTGCTTCCCCATCCCTCACCACCACCCTCTGCCTCCCTCTCAACCCCTCTAAGAGCAAACCCCTTCTTGGTGCCTCCCTGCTCCAAGGAGTGCTTTGCAGTCTTCACCGTCTTCCTCTACtaaaagcccaaacaaaagGAGCACAGCCCCGCACTCATGGCTTTTCCACGCTGCCGCATTACAGGGCATTGCTGCCAGTTGAGGTGGCAACACCTGCTGCCAAAGCCCCACGGTCCCCAACTGTGGTGGCCATTAGGGATGTGCAGCGGCAGGGGTTATATCCCTTATTTCAGGTGCTGAGGCAAGAAGGCTGcaagccctgcagccccagaaTCCCTCAAGGATCAGTCAGGTACGAATGCTCCCGTCATGCACTTGAGGCCAACGCACCTGGCAGTTTCCAGCTCCCAAGCCCTGCACAGGGTGGGCAGCTGCCTCAGGCAGTCCAGTGCCACCAGCTGGCTGCCCCTTTGTCCTGGCCCAGGGAGCCTCCACAGCAGCTTGCTGAGCACACTGACGCATCAACTGTCCACCAGTTAGCAGAGCAAATACAAAAGGATGGCCCAGGCCTCTCCTGTGTCCTTTATTAAGTGTGGCACAGTAGCATTTGCTGAATTAAATATCTTCATTTCTCCTCTGTCCTTGGCCAAGACCCCAAGGCTGGCAGTGGCTGGCTGCCATTCTGCCAAACCCTTTTAGCACATTAGGTGCTGGGAAAGCAGCCTGCAAACTGCAGTCCTCCATAGCCCCAGGGGTACCCCAGAAAACTGGGGACTGAACCAGGCACCTAGAGTTACAGAGGCTACGGTTATCACCTGAGCAACGTGCAGGGCCCTGCCTGACACACGCTGGAGCAAAAGGCTTCTAAAGGACAGCGTATCCCAGGGTAAACAACTACAAAAGCTGCTCTTTCTTATAGAGACCTGCTGCCAACCAGATACAAGGGGATCCTATGCAAACGGGAGAGGTCAGTTCTCTCAGTTCTTTCCGCTCAGTCAGTTTATTTGACAGACAAGCCCGCTCCAAGCAGATCAGCCAGGCATGGCCAACACAGGTAGGTGGCATGTCAATCTCAGCGCCACGAGGTGGGAGACAATGCTCTCCAAAAATCACTATGCTGCTTGGCTTTATTATAGCTCAACCGTACAAAAGGCGAAAAATCAATTGTGCTTAAAAAAACAGAGGTTGTCCCATCACCATCGCTGCAGCCACAGAATGGTCCAGAGAAAGAGGTGGCCAGGGTCTCTCCACCCACGTAGGGTCCATCACTCACAGCTAGATCcgttaaaaaaattacatacaaccccctccccaccctgaaGAACAGGAGCTTCTCATTGATGGTTTAACTGAAAATTAGACATTATCAGCAtccctcccccagcctgctTGCCCTCCTTAGAAACGTCCAGCCATAATCTTAGCAGAGAATAATCATCTTCTCATCAGCCCCAGTTATAGAAATAGATTTTCTGCCAAGCAGGCAAGTAATCCATCAGTGGCCCTGAAACAAGAGAACAGAGGGATCACACGCATAGAAAAGCAAGAATTTGAAGCTGTATGTATACAGGGTACCCCCCCTCCTTCTTGTTATGACACTCAACAATCCCAAATCACCACTTATACAACTCAGATGAACCCATGAACAGAACAATTGCAAAGACTGGAGACAACTTTGGGATGCAGTGATGCAGTGCCAGAGATAAGGGCAGGACCAAGCAGGGGGTGAAACAGCATAGCTGTAGTGTGGGACACGACTCCCTCAGAGCTGACACATCCAAGCTCCAGCGGGAAGGGAATTCTGCAATATGCAAGGGGAAAACCCGCATGAAGCAAGTCAGGAGGACACTGCTGTGGcacagggaagagggaagacaACTCAGCAATAGCAAGCAGGTGCAGAAACAGAAGCAACTGCTGTAAAGTGAAAATGCTTATGTAGCACACGGCTTAAAGCAGGCTCCAAAGCCTCTCTGGAATCACTAACTGGATGAAGCGGCTCCCGAGCTAGCCAGCTTTGTGAGCTCCCCAGAGGAATGACAATCCCACAATCCTAGGCTGACCTAATGCCACATCACTGCCATGAATCACTCCCCAAAAGGCTTCACatcagcagggaggaggcagaggtggaaTTCTGGCCCATAATAAAGGGATCCTCTGGTGAAGGACTAGGAGAAGACAGACCCACTTTGGCCCTTTGATTTACAGTTGGCTCCTGACTGGGTCAATACCTCTAGGCACCCTTGTGTCTGCACTGCAGGCTGGGGAATCAAGGAAAAGAGCTCAAAAACAGGCACTGCAAAGCAGGGTTCTAGTGCACCAGCTGAGGTGTAGAAAGGGAGACCAGAACAGGCTTAGGTTGCAGAGActgagctctgcagcctggAAGGGCACAGGGAGGTTTACCACTGTGGTTGAGCACAGGTCCCTAACAGCCAGGAAGCAATTAATCCTTTCCtgttccagtttaaaaaaacacaagcatCAATGCAGGGTGCACTGGTGCTAACCAGTCTAGGGACTTCCCATTTCCTTCCCCAGGTTGGAAACCAATTGACTAATGTTCTGCCTAACTCCCTTGATTTTCCTCCACCCAACAGAAAGAGGGAAATAGCCGCAGGGCTCACTTACGTGTAACAAAGCCAACTCCAGGCACATAGTCA
It encodes:
- the MAPK8IP1 gene encoding C-Jun-amino-terminal kinase-interacting protein 1 codes for the protein MAEREKGAASPPASSPFLGLHLASPPNFRLTHDISLEEFDDEDLSEITDECGISLHCKESLATRGHVSRPGGGARAAGGGEAGRLQAEMLQLDLIDAAGEAPAEEQAAPEPLQTEPPAGTTDVYKPKRPTTLNLFPQVPRSQDTLNNNSLGKKHSWQERVSRSSSPLKTGEQTPPHDHICLSDEVNHQNSTTSTKDRGTSTESPCRRTAATQMAPTCVALSRPPEKHQATSRPPPHGASVVVVTTRGPEAHRDRIHYQTDVRLEATEEIYLTPVQKNSDPLETDKPFLSQSSENRMSLSSDIDTSGYSALAGKTNPSISEEDEVLDYMSSPDKTNLPRASCGGGSGGSRPGHNLQRASVSSDTSALSYDSVKYTLVVDENVQLELVSLKQCYSGYSDESDSATVYDNCVSSPYESAIGDEYEEDADALKRDSVCLSEDSTPEADIHFSKKFLNVFMSGRARSSSAESFGLFSCMINGEEQEQTHRAVFRFVPRHADELELEVDDPLLVEVQAEDYWYEAYNMRTGDRGIFPAYYAIEVTKDPDHVSALAKSSDWVDQFRVKFLGSVQVPYHKGNDVLCAAMQKIATTRRLTVHFNPPSSCVLEISVRGVKIAVKADDSKEHSKVNKCSHFFQLKNISFCGYHPKNNKYFGFITKHPADHRFACHVFVSEESTKPLAESVGRAFQQFYTEYVEYTCPTEDIYLE
- the FREY1 gene encoding protein Frey 1 — its product is MLCWLLLLALLLVAAFPWPLRQSYSVPEDFSAPLELPQQHFGLVDDYGIKPKQPHIRSRVAQERPVGLHRAGKSKRDELDLLEYYYDAHL